The Triticum dicoccoides isolate Atlit2015 ecotype Zavitan chromosome 6A, WEW_v2.0, whole genome shotgun sequence genome has a window encoding:
- the LOC119319196 gene encoding uncharacterized protein LOC119319196, producing the protein MNGGGGRILSYEKLEGYAVCVGASVAAAFFISMERCSCIHLHTMDDDDCDDPEEAKDWPLMLSRPQALPEYYYDRTGSSASFARM; encoded by the coding sequence ATGAACGGAGGCGGCGGCAGGATCTTGTCGTATGAGAAGCTGGAGGGGTACGCGGTATGCGTGGGCGCGAGcgtggcggcggccttcttcaTCTCCATGGAGCGGTGCTCCTGCATCCACCTCCACACCATGGACGACGACGATTGCGACGACCCCGAGGAGGCCAAGGACTGGCCCCTCATGCTCTCGCGCCCCCAGGCCCTCCCCGAGTACTACTACGACCGGACGGGGTCCTCCGCCTCGTTCGCCAGGATGTGA